In one window of Microbacterium dextranolyticum DNA:
- a CDS encoding carbohydrate ABC transporter permease yields MDTTTSPSRGAATRRPKRIGFGSRLSAWDLKLSPYLYISPFFILFLVVGLFPIGYTAVISFMDWDLVRNSGTFVGFDQYITVINDPKFWDALRNTFSIFLLSSVPQLIVAVFIAALLDQNIRAKTFWRMGVLVPYVMAPVAVALVFSNMFGDQYGLINTWLSNIGLSPVMWHSNTFASHIAIATMVNFRWTGYNTLILLAAMQAIPRDYYEAATVDGAGKARQFFAITMPSLRPTLIFVIITSTIGGLQIFDEPRMYDQTGTGGANNQWLTISLWLYDIGWGQWNLGRAAALAWILFLIILVIGVINLFITRNLVRDEGSRATLSRAELRAARRRARASVAGDRAAHASTSSTDRPAQTKVTR; encoded by the coding sequence GTGGACACCACCACCTCCCCATCCCGCGGCGCCGCGACCCGGCGGCCGAAGCGGATCGGCTTCGGCAGCCGATTGAGCGCCTGGGATCTCAAGCTCTCGCCGTACCTCTACATCTCCCCGTTCTTCATCCTGTTCCTGGTCGTAGGCCTGTTCCCGATCGGGTACACCGCGGTGATCTCGTTCATGGACTGGGACCTCGTGCGCAACTCGGGCACCTTCGTCGGGTTCGATCAGTACATCACCGTGATCAACGACCCGAAGTTCTGGGATGCCCTGCGCAACACGTTCAGCATCTTCCTGCTGTCGTCGGTGCCGCAGCTGATCGTCGCCGTCTTCATCGCGGCGCTGCTCGACCAGAACATCCGTGCCAAGACCTTCTGGCGCATGGGCGTGCTCGTCCCCTACGTCATGGCCCCCGTCGCCGTCGCGCTGGTCTTCTCGAACATGTTCGGCGACCAGTACGGCCTCATCAACACGTGGCTGAGCAACATCGGACTCTCCCCGGTCATGTGGCACTCGAACACGTTCGCGAGCCACATCGCGATCGCCACGATGGTCAACTTCCGCTGGACCGGCTACAACACGCTGATCCTCCTCGCCGCGATGCAGGCCATCCCACGCGACTACTACGAGGCCGCGACCGTCGACGGCGCCGGAAAGGCGCGCCAGTTCTTCGCGATCACCATGCCGAGCCTGCGCCCGACCCTGATCTTCGTCATCATCACCTCGACGATCGGCGGTCTGCAGATCTTCGACGAGCCGCGCATGTACGACCAGACCGGCACGGGCGGGGCCAACAACCAGTGGCTCACCATCTCGCTGTGGCTGTACGACATCGGCTGGGGCCAGTGGAACCTGGGCCGCGCCGCCGCGCTCGCCTGGATCCTGTTCCTCATCATCCTCGTGATCGGCGTCATCAACCTGTTCATCACCCGGAACCTCGTCCGTGACGAGGGCAGCCGGGCCACGCTCAGCAGGGCGGAGCTGCGCGCCGCGCGCCGCCGTGCCCGGGCATCCGTCGCCGGCGACCGCGCCGCGCACGCATCCACTTCTTCGACCGACCGCCCCGCACAGACGAAGGTGACACGATGA